ACTTAATTTCTGGCATTGACTCAAGTCGACATAAAGTTTGTAGCAACTGATAGTAAAACTAGAAGGGGAAGACAGATGAAAATGTTGCTTAAAAAACTGGGCCAGCTTTCAAGTGAATATTTGGATCGTTTTAGCGGCGCAGATCTTCCTACCTTGTATTACAACCCCAATGGGGTGTTCTCGGGTGTTGTTGAACGCTTACCCTTATTGAAACAAAAATACCGTCCGACACCCTGGTTATCCAATGCACATGCGCATATTTTATATTTAGACCTAATTAAAAAACGAACTATCAAGCTGCAATATGATGTGCTTGAGCAATTGACCATGTCAGATGGTGGCATTACGGGCATTGCCTGGTATGGACTCAAATTGCCGCCAACAACGCCCACTATTGTTCTGCTCCACACCATTACAGGCTCTCCTGAGTCCATGCGGGAGCTGGTACGTGACTTGCATCAATATACCGGCTGGCGCGTGGCGCTGTGTTTACGTCGCGGGCATGCGGACTTGCCGATGCCAGTGCCTAAAATGAACCTGTTTGGTTCTACTCAGGATTTACGTGAACAGTTGCTTTATATTCAGGATAAATTTCCGAAATCTGAGCTGTATGGCGTCGGTTCTTCGGCAGGTACCGGTTTGTTGGTGCGTTACCTGGGAGAAGAAGGAGAGCAAACACCACTCAAAGCCGCGTTTGCTTTGTGCCCGGGCTATAACACTGAAACCGGATTTGCGTATGTACATCCGTTTTATAGTAAGGTGATGGCGAAAAAACTGATTAAGCGCTTTATTCAACCTTATCAGGAAGTCTGGCAGGTATATCCGACCTGGAAGCAACTGCTTGA
The nucleotide sequence above comes from Acinetobacter sp. 10FS3-1. Encoded proteins:
- a CDS encoding YheT family hydrolase — translated: MKMLLKKLGQLSSEYLDRFSGADLPTLYYNPNGVFSGVVERLPLLKQKYRPTPWLSNAHAHILYLDLIKKRTIKLQYDVLEQLTMSDGGITGIAWYGLKLPPTTPTIVLLHTITGSPESMRELVRDLHQYTGWRVALCLRRGHADLPMPVPKMNLFGSTQDLREQLLYIQDKFPKSELYGVGSSAGTGLLVRYLGEEGEQTPLKAAFALCPGYNTETGFAYVHPFYSKVMAKKLIKRFIQPYQEVWQVYPTWKQLLEVKDLSEFEKMYYCLAGFEDYESYSKATNPIYVFENIKIPLMILNAEDDPVCHIQNLEPYKEVIQSMPNIVVVTTRKGSHCGFYQGLMQTDSWATRLMADYLLQLSKAPA